A single window of Sporosarcina sp. Marseille-Q4943 DNA harbors:
- a CDS encoding enoyl-CoA hydratase-related protein, with protein METLLFEQKGHVAKVTLHRPEAMNAFNYDMLSELGQVIESIRINPDIRVVVFTGSGDRAFSVGADLKERRTLTDSQVKRNIYKIGEVFTMVENLPQPTIAVLNGYAFGGGMELALACDFRFAADSVLMGLTETGLAIIPGAGGTQRLPRLIGEAKAMELILTARRLKAEDALLYGMLTGVAPVNFLQETVDRFIEQLLTTGPIALQQAKFAIKHGMNADLQTGLAIERKAYEITIPTEDRLEALAAFAEKRKPEFKGK; from the coding sequence ATGGAAACACTACTGTTTGAACAAAAGGGGCATGTCGCGAAGGTGACGTTGCACCGCCCTGAAGCGATGAATGCTTTCAATTACGATATGCTGTCGGAACTAGGACAAGTGATCGAGTCAATCCGCATTAATCCCGATATCCGAGTTGTCGTCTTTACGGGCTCCGGGGACCGTGCATTCAGCGTGGGGGCTGATTTGAAGGAACGACGGACGCTCACCGATTCGCAAGTGAAGCGGAATATTTACAAGATCGGTGAAGTGTTCACGATGGTGGAGAATTTGCCGCAGCCGACAATTGCGGTGTTGAATGGCTATGCGTTCGGCGGCGGAATGGAGCTTGCGCTTGCTTGCGATTTCAGATTCGCGGCGGATTCGGTTTTGATGGGGCTGACGGAGACGGGGCTTGCCATCATTCCGGGAGCTGGCGGGACGCAGCGGTTGCCGAGGCTGATCGGTGAAGCGAAGGCGATGGAACTCATTTTGACGGCAAGACGATTGAAAGCTGAAGACGCTCTTTTGTACGGCATGTTGACGGGAGTCGCTCCAGTGAATTTTTTACAAGAAACAGTAGATCGTTTCATAGAGCAGCTGCTTACAACTGGACCGATTGCGTTGCAACAAGCGAAGTTTGCAATTAAACACGGGATGAACGCCGATTTGCAGACAGGGCTTGCAATCGAGCGGAAGGCTTATGAAATTACGATTCCGACAGAGGATCGGTTGGAAGCGCTCGCCGCATTTGCGGAGAAGCGGAAACCGGAGTTTAAAGGGAAATGA
- the fliS gene encoding flagellar export chaperone FliS: protein MTTIDIEKAIQIYIEASASTLSMMEYVLLLLNEFQKNVQQCKQAIAAGDSDDRGRDRSLQKAQDFLFELMTTTDHEAERSDRLMTIYLHMNQCLVQTHITKTDDLLGHVEEMTVQLIASWQVAKQVTRRRNFTTDRL from the coding sequence ATGACAACAATAGACATCGAAAAAGCAATTCAAATCTACATAGAAGCAAGCGCCTCCACACTATCGATGATGGAATACGTCCTCCTCCTGCTCAACGAATTCCAGAAAAACGTCCAGCAGTGTAAGCAGGCGATAGCAGCAGGGGACTCAGACGACCGCGGCCGCGACCGCTCGTTGCAAAAAGCACAGGACTTCCTATTCGAACTAATGACAACGACCGATCATGAAGCCGAACGAAGCGACCGGCTCATGACAATCTACCTCCACATGAACCAATGCCTCGTCCAAACGCATATAACGAAAACGGACGACCTGCTCGGCCATGTCGAGGAAATGACCGTTCAGCTAATCGCGTCATGGCAAGTCGCCAAACAAGTGACACGCCGCAGGAATTTCACGACGGACCGCTTGTGA
- a CDS encoding flagellin, whose product MRVLSSEHIAVSANRSMRNAGQIENSLVKLGSGVKIAKGSDNASGLSISETMRAQIRGISRAQSNMQDGLSVLEASNEGLNNVNGLLQRARELAVMSANDTLTVNDRAASQVELDHLLGAVDDTATKLEFNTKKILGQNGSLTLQVGANAGQQMQITLVDVSSKALGLEGASLRMRAEANELITKIDEAIKTVSRHLTRIGSNMEAVEHHLTNVLVFETNLTKSLSLLEDTDMAKEMINFVNLDIRQQGDHLLVKQVNQNIHSVMSLFSK is encoded by the coding sequence ATGCGTGTTTTGAGTTCAGAGCATATTGCGGTTTCGGCGAACCGGTCGATGCGGAACGCTGGGCAGATCGAAAATAGTTTGGTGAAGCTTGGGTCTGGCGTGAAGATTGCGAAGGGCAGCGACAATGCTTCGGGTCTGTCGATTTCAGAGACGATGCGCGCGCAGATTCGCGGGATTTCCCGGGCGCAAAGCAATATGCAGGACGGGTTGTCTGTTCTTGAGGCGTCGAATGAAGGGCTGAATAATGTGAACGGCCTGTTGCAGCGGGCGCGGGAGCTTGCGGTGATGAGTGCGAATGATACACTAACGGTGAATGACCGGGCGGCGAGCCAGGTGGAGCTTGATCATTTGCTAGGTGCTGTGGACGATACGGCGACGAAGCTTGAGTTTAATACGAAGAAGATTTTAGGTCAGAACGGGTCGTTGACGTTGCAAGTCGGGGCGAATGCCGGACAGCAGATGCAGATTACGCTTGTGGATGTCAGTTCGAAGGCACTCGGCCTTGAAGGGGCTTCGCTGCGGATGCGAGCGGAGGCGAATGAGCTGATTACGAAGATCGATGAGGCTATCAAGACGGTTTCCAGGCATTTGACGCGGATCGGCTCGAATATGGAAGCGGTCGAGCATCATTTAACGAATGTGCTCGTGTTCGAAACTAATTTGACAAAGTCGCTTTCGTTGCTGGAGGATACGGATATGGCGAAGGAAATGATTAATTTTGTCAATCTGGACATTCGTCAGCAAGGCGATCATTTGCTTGTGAAACAGGTGAACCAGAATATCCATAGTGTGATGTCGTTGTTTTCGAAGTAG
- a CDS encoding EAL and HDOD domain-containing protein, whose translation MELHIFVGRQPILDSEGRIFGYELLYRNSERNSFPDIDPEQATVQLLVNTFLSIGVDQISGNSKSFINFSGELLIKDIFSNLKPECVVIEILEDVEITPALISRIREIKQEGFELALDDFIVQDQYALHTELFELIDYVKVDFLAVDEKGRLPIEKFIKQYPHIKLLAEKIETEEQFQNAKRSGYDLFQGYFFAKPEIIKGVEIPANLNLHMQIINRLNDSDPNIDEIANLILHDISLTYKLLRFINTMNFSVPKSVGSVKQAIILIGMRELRKWMRILMLQDISDHSSSGRVKALVSYSMSRAKMCELVAVRTGYPNGDEHFFVGLFSLLDVIMKRSWDDVLPMFPFSDEVAETLQGKQTDLTPYLELAIATERFDFDKIVQIGNRLGVTKKELVAFSNKANQWARMLER comes from the coding sequence ATGGAGTTACATATATTTGTAGGCAGGCAGCCGATTTTGGACAGCGAAGGGCGGATTTTTGGCTACGAACTGCTTTATCGCAACAGTGAACGGAACAGCTTCCCGGATATCGATCCCGAACAGGCGACAGTCCAATTGCTCGTCAATACGTTTCTGTCGATCGGCGTCGATCAAATTTCTGGCAACTCGAAGTCATTCATTAATTTTTCCGGTGAACTGCTCATTAAGGACATCTTTTCAAACTTGAAGCCGGAATGCGTCGTCATCGAAATTTTGGAGGACGTCGAAATCACTCCTGCGCTCATTTCTCGGATTAGGGAAATCAAGCAGGAAGGGTTTGAACTTGCGCTCGACGACTTCATCGTGCAAGACCAATACGCCTTACATACCGAACTTTTCGAGCTGATCGATTACGTGAAAGTCGACTTCCTCGCCGTCGATGAAAAGGGGAGACTTCCGATCGAGAAGTTCATCAAACAGTATCCGCATATTAAGTTGCTAGCGGAGAAAATCGAAACGGAAGAGCAGTTTCAAAATGCGAAAAGAAGCGGCTACGACCTGTTCCAAGGGTATTTTTTCGCAAAGCCCGAGATCATCAAAGGCGTCGAAATACCTGCGAACCTCAATCTGCATATGCAAATCATCAACAGATTGAATGACAGCGATCCTAACATCGATGAAATTGCAAATCTCATACTCCATGACATCTCACTGACGTATAAACTACTGCGATTCATCAACACGATGAACTTCAGCGTCCCGAAAAGCGTCGGCTCAGTAAAACAGGCGATCATTCTAATCGGCATGCGCGAACTGAGGAAATGGATGCGGATTTTAATGCTGCAGGATATTAGCGACCATTCATCGAGCGGCCGCGTTAAGGCACTCGTTTCCTATTCAATGTCGCGCGCGAAAATGTGTGAACTCGTCGCTGTCCGCACGGGGTATCCGAACGGGGACGAGCATTTCTTCGTCGGCCTGTTTTCGTTGCTCGACGTCATTATGAAGCGCAGCTGGGACGATGTTTTGCCGATGTTCCCGTTCTCAGATGAAGTGGCGGAAACATTGCAAGGAAAGCAGACCGACCTGACCCCTTACTTGGAACTTGCTATCGCAACAGAGCGGTTTGATTTTGATAAAATCGTTCAAATTGGCAACCGGTTAGGTGTGACGAAAAAGGAGCTCGTGGCATTCTCGAACAAAGCCAACCAGTGGGCGCGCATGCTCGAAAGATGA
- a CDS encoding late competence development ComFB family protein — MPVYNVMEEVVHGVLQQYEKELHLTCNCDRCKDDIMAIALNEIKPRYIVNSKLSPYIRAEHVADRQGATNILSTVVKAARIVSANPRCDNAKKE, encoded by the coding sequence GTAATGGAAGAAGTCGTCCATGGCGTCTTACAACAGTACGAAAAAGAACTTCATCTGACATGCAACTGCGACAGATGCAAAGACGACATCATGGCAATCGCACTCAACGAAATCAAACCGCGCTATATCGTCAACAGCAAATTGAGTCCGTACATCCGTGCCGAACACGTCGCGGATCGGCAAGGCGCAACGAACATCCTCTCAACAGTCGTCAAAGCAGCACGAATCGTCTCTGCTAACCCGCGCTGCGATAACGCAAAAAAAGAGTAG